A region of Nostoc sp. KVJ3 DNA encodes the following proteins:
- a CDS encoding XisI protein, translating to MDKLTQYRQIVQQMLREYAEIGSPDPDVETQIVFDTERDHYQLMNVGWKNQRRVYGCFLHIDIKDGKVWLQHNGTEYEVAEQLANLGIPKQDIVIGFHSPFKRQFTDYAVS from the coding sequence GTGGATAAACTAACACAGTATCGACAAATCGTGCAACAAATGCTACGTGAATATGCAGAAATTGGTAGTCCTGATCCAGATGTAGAAACACAAATAGTCTTTGATACTGAACGCGACCACTACCAATTGATGAATGTGGGTTGGAAAAATCAACGCCGCGTTTATGGTTGTTTTTTACACATTGATATTAAAGATGGTAAAGTCTGGCTGCAACACAATGGTACAGAATACGAAGTTGCTGAACAACTGGCAAATTTAGGAATTCCTAAGCAAGATATTGTGATTGGATTTCACTCTCCTTTTAAACGCCAGTTTACAGATTATGCAGTTAGTTAA
- a CDS encoding XisH family protein — MPARDVFHNAVKHGLIANGWKITHDPLPVSFELGDMYIDLGAEKLLAAQRGEEKIAVEIKSFVRTSAIYEFHTALGQFINYRLALSEQEPERTLYLAVPIDAYSSFFTIRLVQNIIRIHQLKLIVYNPETEEIVEWIN; from the coding sequence ATGCCAGCAAGAGATGTTTTTCACAATGCAGTCAAGCATGGATTAATTGCCAATGGATGGAAAATTACCCATGACCCATTGCCAGTTAGTTTTGAATTGGGGGATATGTATATTGATTTGGGTGCTGAAAAACTTTTGGCCGCCCAAAGAGGGGAGGAAAAAATTGCGGTAGAGATTAAAAGTTTTGTCAGAACTTCAGCAATCTACGAATTTCATACAGCATTAGGACAATTTATTAACTACCGTCTGGCACTTTCTGAGCAAGAACCAGAACGTACATTGTATTTAGCAGTACCAATTGATGCTTACAGTTCATTTTTTACAATTAGGCTCGTACAAAATATTATCCGCATTCATCAACTGAAATTAATAGTTTATAACCCAGAAACAGAGGAGATAGTGGAGTGGATAAACTAA